GTTGCCACATGAATCAAATTAAGGAGTCCTCCAGTCAGTCACTTGTGAATGCAGCTTGATGCGCCGGACAAGTGGCTACTGGCGTCCGCCCTCCCACAAGACTTTACTTGATCTTGTTAGGGTATACAGTTTGCTGCATAAGGACGATCCAACAGCTGACACGGATGCTGCAAGGATTTGGACAACTAAACATGCCGAACAAAGTTAAAATTGTTGGACGGCTTCTCTACGATGATGTAATGGGCGCGAGGATTCTACTGTGTTCAAATCATAGCATTTCCAACTGAGCTTACCATTGTTCTATTAGCTAGCGACCTGAATGATTTAGTTTGCCGATACTTGAGCTGTGGTTGCTGTCTGCTTAAGCAACTCGCCCATATAAAAGGACGACGTTGATGAGCAGCATTGTGATCATAACACCGGAGGAGATTGTACCAAATCATGAGCAACAATAATAGGATATTGTACCAAATCATGAGCAACAATAATGCTGCGCAGTACCAAGTTGGTTGCCCATATATTTGTTTAATGTATATGTGGCCATGCATTATTATCCAACAGTAAGCTAGCAGCAAGCATCCCATCATAGCGTCAAATGATATTCTCCCTGCATCCGGAATCTCGCCACCAAAGGATATGGCTTCCACTTTCGTGCGAAACAACGCTACtctgctactccctccatttcgatcgttttaacttttctaggtacacGGAGACATCTCTCTAACAGAGACACAAATACAGAGTGTGGCACTGTGGGTGCGCACACCTATATACACACGGCATCAATTCCCCGGATCGTAGTATCAGACAGAGAGCTAAAAGTTTAttagctagcagcagcagctccttgTCCTAGTAGCTAGCAGCAGCCATGCCACAAGTGTTGTGGCTTCTTCTCCTCGTTCTGGTTGATTCCCACTTGGTGCCAATGCCACTGATGGCCGCGGACACAGCTTTGCCCGGCACTAGCATGTGCGGTGATGTAGAGATCCCCTACCCATTCCGCCTTAGCGACAATGGCTCCTGGCAGGGCCAGTTCACCATCACTTGCAACCAAAGCTTCAGCCCTCCGAGACCATATGTCGCCCGCAACATGGAGGTCATCGACATCTCGCTGGAGACGGGCGAGATGCGCGTCTTCTCCCCCGTGTCCTACACCTGCCACAACCCGTCGTCCAACACACGCGGGTCCAAGCAGACCTGGTTATTCAGCCTCCCCACGccgttcctgatctcgacgacgCGCAACGTCTTCACGGCGATTGGGTGCAGCACTCAGGCGTTGCTGCAAGGTGGGGCTAACAGGAGCTACTTCACCGGCTGCACCACCACCTGTACGAGCTTGGATTCAGCGGCACGAGACGGCGACCAGTGCACGGGCCTCGGCTGCTGCCAGGCTGACATCTCCGTCAACCTGGCGACCATGGAGGTCGGCTGGAATGACCCCGATGATCACCCCGACAATCGTGCCTGGCTCTTCAACCCCTGCAGCTATGCTTTCGTGGCCCAGAAAGGCTGGTATGtgcattatttatttattagtatctcctccatcccaaattataggtcattttgatgcatagcaaaagctatgtacttcCTCCTGTCCAAATTGCAGGTTCTTTTGACATTTCcagatatatagattttgctatgtatctagacatataactaggtgtatagcaaaaatcatgtatctacAATTTTAAATGAAGGGGTTacctaaaaaatcaaaacgagaAGGAGTACTCCGGGAAGGATGCGTACACACCACTATACATATGGACCAAACACACTCCCATTATGCTTAGAAATTATAAATCCATATTTTTCTAATGAAGTAGAAAGAGGAGAGTTTTAAATAAATGTATAGTTGGAACTACAGTTTCACCTTAATAGGTGGATTAAAAAAGACAAGAACTGATAAGATTAAAATTTGGAAGTAAAAATCTAGATTCACAACGTCATGACAAATggaagcaaaaagaaaagtttTTAACTACACACGCACCGGAGTCCGGAGACACACAGAAAGTGTGATGAATGGGAAAAACATATGGTGCAATTTGGTTGATATTACAGAGTACggaggtactccctccattccaatttggttgaacctagaaaagtcaaaacgacctacaatttggaacggagggagtattgtgCTAGAAAATGAATAGAGATCTCAAAGATATTCTTTTTGTTAGTTTTAGGTACTAAATTTATTcacttactttcaatatttatGTTCTATCCCGTGTAGGAGCATGGATTGGTGGACTAGCATTATTAATTGGCAATTTCATTTGAAATTTAGGTACAATTTCAGTCGGCAAGACCTCGTTGACAAAGGAGGACAAAACTTCAGCAGCCGGACTGGATATAGAACCATCCCTTTGGTGCTTGACTGGGCCATCGTCAACGGCTCCTGCACGTCGTCAGATGCAAATTACGCTTGTTTGAGCGCCCACAGCAACTGTGCCAACTCCCCACAACGGGATTCCGGATACCTGTGCGGATGCAGCAAGGGATATGAGGGCAATCCCTATATCATCGGAGGGTGCAAGAGTTAGTTAACTTAAATACTACATTATAGTTTTCTACATTACTAAGTACTTAGATATAGTAAATATATGCAGGACTTGCATGGTATAATAATTGCATGTCAAAGCAGTGATCTTTAACTATTTTCCAATTTCTATCCACAGATATTAACGAGTGCAAGCTTGGAGATTTTAATGCATGTGGCAGTGGTAGCATATGCCATGACATGGATGGTGGTTTCGAGTGCAAATGCAAATTCTGGTACAGACGTGATGGTAGGAGTGATACGAGCTGCCAGCGGATATTTTCTACCACTACAATATGGACAATCATAGGTGACCATTCATCACCTCTTACCTCTAGCAGCACGTATTCTTCTCAATCATCAGTATATCAGTTTCAAGCTCACTTAGTCCAAAAAAAACCACTATTTCACCCCAAGGGTTTCTATGGTCAACGCGCGGTTATTCTAGTTCTTTAGGAATTTTCTAGTATCTTTCAACATCTCTCGAGCGCATTGTTTTCACCCAAGAGGAATGTTCGTTTTAGATAGACTAAGGAAGCCTGTTGAGAAAATTTTTTAAGAAAGAAACAATATATAAGCGTCGCCCATTTGGGAAAATAAATGCTTGAGAAATATGTAgcagtgagtttttttttttctatggtGTTAAGCACATGTCTCGATTTAATGCTTTTTCTTCAATTTAACTTTTCTCTGGAAACCATGCCTAATAAGCATGTTTTCGTTAAGAGGAGGAGATAAAACAAACAACTCAAACTCCAGCAAGCCTATAGTCTTACTGAGAGCTGGTCCAAAACATTCTTATTAGCGAGCAAAATTACACAGCAGAAATTGCGACTAAGGTTAAATTGATCATCGTTGCTGAGCTTGTTGCATTCACGACCAAGCA
This genomic window from Setaria viridis chromosome 8, Setaria_viridis_v4.0, whole genome shotgun sequence contains:
- the LOC117834173 gene encoding wall-associated receptor kinase 3 — translated: MPQVLWLLLLVLVDSHLVPMPLMAADTALPGTSMCGDVEIPYPFRLSDNGSWQGQFTITCNQSFSPPRPYVARNMEVIDISLETGEMRVFSPVSYTCHNPSSNTRGSKQTWLFSLPTPFLISTTRNVFTAIGCSTQALLQGGANRSYFTGCTTTCTSLDSAARDGDQCTGLGCCQADISVNLATMEVGWNDPDDHPDNRAWLFNPCSYAFVAQKGWYNFSRQDLVDKGGQNFSSRTGYRTIPLVLDWAIVNGSCTSSDANYACLSAHSNCANSPQRDSGYLCGCSKGYEGNPYIIGGCKNINECKLGDFNACGSGSICHDMDGGFECKCKFWYRRDGRSDTSCQRIFSTTTIWTIIAILAVCLLTYWAIVELKKQKQRKIFNKNGGEILKDMGINIFTECELKKVTDGYKKVIGEGAFGKVYKGTIKGAEQVAVKCSFTRSKAPCHDEFRNEIIFQFRINHANVVRLIGCCLETDVPKLVFEFVPNGSLYELLHVRRDQGLSLPTRLHIAIGSAEALFYMHSQGGHNNHVHGDFKSGNILLDNDLTPKVSDFGSSKLVSIVSGYAKWYVSGDMNYIDPTYLKTGRFTEKSDVYSFGVVLLELITRKTAKYDGSNSLTINFVKSCKEEGHGREMYDPEMLMSDDAKDHHYMECLYRIGTLAVQCLKEDVDERPAMAQVLKQLKQVQEIACGGLCSGAS